In the Nicotiana tabacum cultivar K326 chromosome 16, ASM71507v2, whole genome shotgun sequence genome, one interval contains:
- the LOC107761405 gene encoding kinesin-like protein KIN-4A isoform X4 has product MEAANGEDCCVKVAVHIRPLIGDEKLQGCKDCVSVVPNKPQVQIGTHSFTFDHVYGSTASPSAAMYEECVAPLVDGLFQGYNATVLAYGQTGSGKTYTMGTGFKDGFQTGLIPQVMNSLFNKVEALKHQAEFQLHVSFIEIHKEEVRDLLDAISVNRSETTNGHNGKVAIPGKPPIQIRESSNGVITLAGSTERSVRTLKEMADCLEQGSLSRATGSTNMNNQSSRSHAIFTITVEQMRKTSSNDGHSNECMTEEYLCAKLHLVDLAGSERAKRTGSDGLRFKEGVHINKGLLALGNVISALGDEKKRKEGVHVPYRDSKLTRLLQDSLGGNSRTVMIACISPADINAEETLNTLKYANRARNIQNKPVINRDPVSSEMLKMRQQLEYLQAELCARGGGASSEIQVLKDRISWLEASNEELSRELHEYRRRGSGTEQCGTEVKANGVFSVKSEGLKRGLQSIESSDYPMNENGDSGDMDEEAAKEWEHTLLQDTMDKELNELNRRLEQKESEMKLYGGLDTMALKQHFGKKLLELEEEKRAVQQERDRLLAEVENLAANNDGQALKLQDTHSQKLKSLEAQIQDLKKKQENQVQLLKQKQKSDDAAKRLQDEIQSIKAQKVQLQHKIKQEAEQFRQWKASREKELMQLRKEGRRNEYERHKLQALNQRQKMVLQRKTEEAAMATKRLKELLEARKSSVTSNGHITSNGHIANGQSNEKSLQRWLDHELEVMVNVHEVRHEYEKQSQVRAALGEELAVLRQVDEFASKGLSPPRGKNGFSRASSMSPNARTARIASLENMLSISSNSLVAMASQLSEAEERERAFSNRGRWNQLRSMGDAKSLLQYMFNSLADARCQLWEKELETKEMKEQMKELIGLLRQSEIRRKEVEKELKQAVQDALASPASVISNKQFVDEMSGPPSPIPVPAQKQLKYSAGIANASVREAAAFIDQTRKMVPLGQLTMKKLTGAGQGGKLWRWKRSHHQWLLQFKWKWQKPWKLSEWIRHSDETIMRSRPRTQALPDIMCRNGH; this is encoded by the exons ATGGAAGCAGCTAATGGGGAGGATTGTTGTGTTAAAGTGGCAGTTCATATTAGGCCACTCATTGGAGATGAGAAACTTCAGGGTTGTAAAGATTGTGTCTCTGTCGTCCCTAACAAGCCTCAG GTGCAAATTGGAACACATTCCTTTACTTTTGATCATGTTTACGGGAGCACTGCTTCTCCCTCAGCTGCCATGTATGAGGAGTGTGTGGCTCCTCTTGTTGATGGTTTGTTCCAAGGTTATAATGCCACCGTTCTTGCTTACGGCCAG ACAGGTTCGGGGAAAACATACACAATGGGCACCGGTTTCAAAGATGGTTTCCAAACTGGACTAATTCCCCAAGTTATGAACTCTTTGTTCAACAAGGTTGAGGCTTTGAAGCATCAGGCAGAATTCCAGTTGCATGTGTCTTTTATCGAG ATACACAAAGAAGAAGTACGAGATTTGCTGGATGCTATTTCTGTTAACAGATCAGAGACAACAAATGGACACAATGGAAAAGTTGCTATTCCTGGGAAACCCCCAATACAAATTCGTGAATCTTCAAATGGTGTTATTACATTGGCAGGATCCACCGAACGCAGTGTGAGAACACTCAAAGAAATGGCTGATTGCCTGGAGCAAGGATCTCTTAGCAGGGCCACAGGCAGTACAAACATGAATAACCAATCAAG TCGCTCTCATGCCATATTCACCATTACAGTGGAGCAGATGCGCAAGACTAGTTCTAATGACGGCCACAGCAATGAATGCATGACTGAAGAATATCTTTGTGCCAAGCTGCATTTGGTAGATCTTGCTGGTTCAGAGCGAGCAAAACGAACGGGATCAGATGGTCTCCGTTTCAAAGAAG GAGTTCACATTAATAAAGGCCTTCTTGCACTTGGAAATGTTATTAGTGCACTTGGGGATGAGAAAAAGCGGAAAGAAGGTGTCCATGTTCCTTATCGAGACAGTAAACTCACCCGGCTATTGCAG GATTCACTTGGTGGTAACAGTCGGACAGTCATGATTG CATGCATTAGTCCTGCTGATATAAATGCTGAAGAAACTTTGAACACTCTTAAATATGCAAATCGGGCTCGCAATATTCAGAACAAGCCAGTT ATCAATCGAGATCCTGTATCTAGTGAGATGCTGAAGATGCGGCAACAACTAGAGTATTTGCAGGCAGAACTCTGTGCCCGTGGGGGAGGTGCTTCATCTGAGATTCAG GTACTCAAGGATAGGATTTCATGGCTTGAAGCTAGTAATGAGGAGCTAAGCAGAGAACTGCATGAGTACCGCAGAAGAGGCTCTGGCACTGAGCAATGTGGAACTGAAGTGAAG GCTAATGGTGTCTTTTCAGTAAAAAGCGAAGGCCTCAAAAGGGGCTTGCAAAGTATAGAGTCATCTGACTATCCAATGAATGAAAATG GTGATtcaggagatatggatgaagaaGCAGCAAAGGAGTGGGAACATACCCTCCTGCAAGACACAATGGACAAAGAATTGAATGAGTTAAATAGGCGCTTAGAGCAGAAAGAG TCTGAAATGAAACTTTATGGAGGCTTGGACACCATGGCACTGAAGCAACATTTTGGAAAGAAACTTTTGGAACTTGAAGAGGAGAAAAGAGCGGTGCAG CAAGAGAGAGATAGATTATTAGCTGAGGTTGAAAACCTTGCAGCCAACAATGATGGACAAGCACTAAAATTGCAAGACACGCATTCCCAGAAACTAAAGTCCCTTGAAGCACAG ATACAAGATCTTAAGAAAAAACAAGAGAACCAGGTTCAGCTTTTAAAGCAAAAACAGAAGAGTGATGACGCAGCAAAGCGCTTGCAAGATGAAATACAATCAATCAAGGCACAAAAG GTACAATTGCAGCATAAGATTAAACAAGAGGCTGAACAATTTCGTCAATGGAAGGCATCTCGGGAGAAAGAGTTAATGCAG TTAAGGAAGGAAGGGAGAAGGAATGAGTATGAGAGACATAAATTGCAAGCTTTAAATCAGCGACAAAAGATG GTTCTTCAAAGAAAGACAGAGGAGGCTGCAATGGCAACCAAGAGACTGAAAGAATTGCTAGAAGCACGTAAATCTTCAG TTACTAGCAATGGCCACATTACTAGCAATGGCCACATAGCAAATGGACAG AGCAATGAGAAATCATTGCAACGTTGGCTTGATCATGAGCTTGAAGTGATGGTGAATGTTCATGAAGTTCGTCACGAGTATGAGAAGCAAAGTCAAGT ACGAGCTGCACTGGGTGAAGAGCTAGCAGTGTTGAGACAAGTTGATGAATTTGCCTCAAAAGGACTGAGTCCTCCAAGGGGTAAAAATGGTTTCTCTAG GGCATCTTCAATGTCGCCAAATGCTAGAACGGCACGAATTGCTTCCCTTGAGAATATGTTAAGCATTTCATCCAATTCTCTAGTTGCCATGGCTTCACAACTTTCAGAAGCAGAAGAACGAGAGCGTGCCTTCAGCAATCGTGGGCGTTGGAACCAGCTCCGCTCAATGGGGGATGCAAAAAGTTTACTCCAATATATGTTCAATTCTCTTGCTGATGCAAG ATGCCAACTTTGGGAGAAGGAACTTGAGACCAAGGAAATGAAAGAGCAGATGAAAGAACTCATTGGTCTATTGCGGCAGAGTGAAATCAGGAGAAAGGAAGTTGAAAAGGAGCTTAAGCAAGCTGTTCAAGATGCATTGGCTTCCCCAGCTTCG GTTATCTCTAACAAGCAATTTGTTGATGAGATGAGCGGTCCACCGTCTCCAATCCCTGTACCAGCACAAAAACAGCTCAAATATTCAGCTGGCATTGCTAATGCGTCAGTCAGAGAGGCAGCAGCCTTTATAGATCAAACACGAAAG ATGGTGCCACTAGGCCAATTGACGATGAAGAAATTAACAGGAGCAGGACAAGGTGGGAAGCTGTGGAGGTGGAAGAGAAGTCATCATCAGTGGCTATTACAGTTCAAATGGAAGTGGCAAAAACCTTGGAAACTCTCTGAGTGGATTAGACACAGTGATGAAACAATTATGAGATCACGGCCCCGTACCCAGGCTCTGCCAGATATTATGTGCAGAAATGGTCACTAG